The following proteins come from a genomic window of Coffea arabica cultivar ET-39 chromosome 11c, Coffea Arabica ET-39 HiFi, whole genome shotgun sequence:
- the LOC140016566 gene encoding uncharacterized protein has product MAALNRFLSRSAVRGSPFFKALKGGRQFVWGPECQKAFAELKAYLTRLPALTSPELGETLFLYLAAGEGAISTVLVREKSKKLRTYFQTHPVVVVTDQPLKEILSKPEASGRMVKWAVELSEYDLGYQPRTAIKAQALVDFIADGVSFGSTEAEAEQAEETNKGGKDEGIIKDAHPRRAAEALQAQKTTKAVLIREAVEVLAAEDAAGVAQASQVAEVEQVGEAVETEQVKEAVEARQVGEAAETEQVKEAVEASQVGKAAEVGLAGEAAETKKATKAEEQMDPPWTLYVDGASSKEGCGVGLLLISPTREELPYALRFDFRTSNNESEYEALIVGMEIARKLGVRSIKVYSDSQLIVNQVWGSYEVKEGTMRKYVAKTRELKGLFEQFALEQIPRSQNKRADALSKLASTSVGILGREIVMEVVRSRVYEQVSAAVIHVVSSWMDPIVRYLAQGELPPSRIEARKILLKSQRYVLTHGVLYRKSYLQPWLKCVTPEEGGYVLRELHEGLCGNHVGPRVLAKKGMLAGYYWPTIFRDSAELVARCKSCQLHAPVHHAPTQEMILLHSPWPFFRWGIDLLGLFPRAPGGYEHLVVAIDYFTKWIEVEPLSTISSRSIHKFLWRNVVCRFDIPRVLVSDNGRQFADHSLQEWCAELGIQQHFTSVGHPQVNGQVENVNRTILHGLRTRIESAQTGWLDELPTILWAYRTTPRTATQETPFVLTYGVETVIPTEIGVPSGRVQHFVAQGNEEEMRFDLDMLEYRREETAIRMAKYKGQIARYYNAMVRHLSFKSGDLVLRKNSVSRVVGTGKLDPNWEGPYVVKEANRAGYYWAMTRTGGGRYSDPDELEEEELDESISIGAGRTILRLGAELVRFECVEEDDIKRKEDLLVDEGEELKYARKGDPTLERPHRMRSELVKIGEKEE; this is encoded by the exons ATGGCAGCCTTGAACAGGTTCCTGTCCAGATCGGCAGTTCGGGGGTCGCCTTTCTTCAAGGCCTTGAAAGGAGGTCGGCAGTTTGTGTGGGGTCCAGAGTGCCAGAAGGCGTTCGCTGAACTGAAGGCGTACCTCACTCGGTTGCCAGCCCTAACTTCTCCCGAGTTGGGGGAGACCTTGTTCCTCTATTTAGCTGCGGGAGAGGGGGCCATTAGCACGGTGCTGGTGCGAGAAAAGAGCAAG AAGCTCAGGACATACTTCCAAACTCATCCTGTTGTGGTGGTGACGGACCAACCCTTGAAAGAGATCCTTTCCAAGCCCGAGGCTTCAGGACGGATGGTGAAGTGGGCTGTGGAGCTGTCAGAATACGATCTGGGATACCAGCCAAGGACAGCTATCAAAGCCCAAGCCTTGGTGGACTTCATAGCGGATGGCGTCTCCTTTGGGTCGACCGAAGCAGAGGCCGAACAGGCTGAAGAGACAAATAAAGGTGGGAAGGATGAAGGAATCATCAAGGACGCACACCCCAGGCGAGCAGCCGAAGCCCTACAGGCCCAAAAAACTACCAAGGCCGTGCTGATCCGAGAAGCAGTCGAGGTCCTAGCGGCTGAAGACGCTGCTGGGGTCGCCCAGGCCAGTCAGGTAGCAGAGGTCGAACAGGTCGGAGAAGCAGTTGAGACCGAGCAGGTCAAAGAGGCTGTCGAGGCCAGACAGGTCGGAGAAGCAGCTGAGACCGAGCAGGTCAAAGAGGCTGTCGAGGCCAGTCAGGTCGGGAAGGCAGCTGAGGTTGGGctggccggagaggctgccgagacCAAGAAGGCTACAAAGGCTGAAGAACAGATGGATCCTCCTTGGACATTGTACGTGGATGGTGCGTCAAGCAAGGAAGGATGCGGAGTCGGGCTCCTCCTAATCAGTCCTACTAGGGAAGAACTGCCCTACGCACTAAGGTTCGATTTTAGAACTTCTAACAACGAATCAGAATATGAGGCTCTGATTGTAGGGATGGAAATTGCCCGCAAGTTAGGGGTCAGATCGATAAAAGTCTATAGCGACTCGCAGCTGATAGTGAACCAGGTTTGGGGGAGCTATGAGGTCAAAGAGGGGACGATGAGAAAATACGTGGCCAAGACGCGTGAGTTGAAGGGCCTGTTCGAGCAGTTCGCGCTTGAGCAAATTCCGCGGAGTCAGAACAAGAGAGCTGATGCCCTGTCCAAACTGGCCTCCACCTCGGTTGGCATCTTGGGTCGAGAGATAGTGATGGAGGTCGTCAGAAGTCGGGTGTATGAACAGGTGAGTGCTGCGGTCATACATGTGGTGAGCTCGTGGATGGATCCTATTGTTCGATATTTGGCTCAGGGTGAGCTTCCGCCGAGCAGAATAGAGGCTCGCAAGATTCTCCTAAAATCACAGAGGTACGTGCTCACACATGGAGTCCTGTACAGGAAATCTTACTTGCAGCCCTGGTTGAAGTGTGTAACGCCTGAGGAAGGGGGCTATGTCCTGCGCGAGCTACATGAAGGCCTCTGCGGCAACCATGTCGGTCCAAGAGTATTGGCTAAGAAGGGAATGCTGGCTGGATACTATTGGCCCACCATCTTCAGGGACTCAGCCGAACTGGTAGCCAGATGTAAATCATGCCAGTTGCACGCCCCAGTTCATCATGCCCCAACTCAGGAAATGATTCTTCTTCATAGCCCGTGGCCGTTCTTCCGGTGGGGAATTGACTTGTTAGGACTTTTCCCCCGAGCTCCAGGTGGTTATGAACACTTGGTGGTGGCAATTGATTACTTCACCAAGTGGATAGAAGTTGAGCCGCTCAGTACAATCAGCAGCAGGTCGATACATAAGTTCCTTTGGAGGAACGTAGTCTGCCGATTTGACATACCAAGGGTTCTCGTTTCGGATAATGGCCGACAGTTCGCGGATCATTCGCTTCAGGAGTGGTGCGCTGAGTTGGGCATCCAGCAGCACTTCACCTCAGTAGGGCACCCCCAAGTCAATGGGCAGGTCGAGAATGTTAACAGGACCATCTTGCACGGCTTAAGAACAAGAATAGAGTCTGCGCAAACTGGTTGGTTGGACGAGCTGCCCACCATATTATGGGCTTATCGGACGACACCTCGGACGGCCACCCAAGAGACCCCATTCGTCCTGACATACGGGGTCGAAACAGTGATCCCAACAGAAATTGGAGTACCCTCGGGTAGGGTGCAACACTTTGTGGCTCAGGGCAATGAGGAAGAAATGCGGTTTGACTTGGATATGCTCGAGTATCGAAGGGAAGAGACGGCTATAAGAATGGCTAAATATAAGGGTCAGATCGCACGTTACTACAATGCCATGGTAAGACATCTTTCTTTCAAGTCAGGGGACTTGGTGTTACGCAAAAACTCCGTAAGCCGAGTTGTGGGAACAGGCAAGTTAGATCCAAACTGGGAAGGTCCCTATGTGGTAAAGGAAGCTAACCGAGCAGGTTACT ACTGGGCCATGACTAGAACTGGAGGGGGAAGGTATTCAGACCCGGACGAGCTGGAAGAAGAAGAACTAGACGAGAGTATCTCTATAGGTGCAGGTCGGACAATTCTACGCCTAGGTGCTGAGCTGGTGAGGTTTGAGTGTGTGGAAGAAGACGacataaaaagaaaagaggactTACTGGTGGATGAAGGAGAAGAACTGAAGTATGCTAGAAAGGGAGATCCTACTCTCGAACGACCTCACAGAATGCGGAGCGAGCTGGTGAAGATTGGGGAGAAGGAAGAATGA